Proteins encoded together in one Cytophagia bacterium CHB2 window:
- a CDS encoding AI-2E family transporter, with product MAEQINSHRGTRYLVIAAALVIIIAGITQARSVVVLFLVSIFFAILGAPPVLWLERKRLPSLVAVLLVMAGMITILLIAGALVGASLNSFSNSLPFYQTRIQEQLLDFKTLLASKGIAVTDRIFLDYINPGSVMSLTAGLLAGLSAVLSNIVLILLTVTFILLEVSSFSAKLRVILGDPLALFPHYKRFVADIQRYMVMKTFISLSSGILIGIWLALLGVDFPVLWGFLAFLLNYVPNLGSIIAAVPAILLALIEFGIGRALLATAGYLAVNIILENMMEPRLMGRRLGLSTLVVFLSLIFWGSLLGLLGMVLSIPLTMILKLACESNESTRWLAVILGPEPSPESIPPASKKEIGTEPNFTEPNAPRSLPSSELVSDGPNVKG from the coding sequence ATGGCTGAACAGATTAATTCTCACCGCGGCACGCGCTACCTCGTCATCGCCGCAGCGCTGGTGATCATCATCGCGGGCATCACGCAGGCCCGGTCGGTCGTAGTGCTGTTCCTCGTTTCAATTTTTTTCGCCATCCTCGGGGCTCCGCCGGTGCTTTGGCTCGAGCGGAAACGCCTTCCTTCTCTGGTCGCGGTTTTGCTCGTGATGGCGGGCATGATTACCATTCTGTTGATTGCCGGCGCGCTCGTGGGCGCGTCGCTCAACAGTTTTTCCAATAGCCTGCCTTTCTATCAGACGCGCATCCAGGAGCAACTCCTGGATTTCAAAACGCTGCTGGCAAGCAAGGGTATCGCCGTCACGGACAGAATTTTTCTTGACTATATTAATCCGGGCTCGGTGATGAGCCTGACTGCCGGTTTGCTCGCGGGATTGAGCGCCGTGCTTTCCAACATTGTCCTGATTCTGCTCACGGTCACCTTCATCCTGCTGGAAGTTTCGAGTTTCTCCGCCAAGCTCCGCGTCATTCTCGGTGATCCTCTGGCGCTCTTTCCCCACTACAAAAGATTCGTCGCGGATATCCAGCGTTACATGGTCATGAAGACGTTCATCAGTCTAAGCTCGGGAATCCTGATCGGCATTTGGCTGGCGCTCCTCGGCGTGGATTTTCCGGTGCTCTGGGGCTTCCTGGCCTTTTTGCTCAACTATGTGCCGAATCTCGGCTCCATTATCGCGGCCGTTCCTGCCATTCTTCTCGCCCTTATCGAATTCGGGATCGGCCGGGCCTTGCTCGCGACAGCCGGATACCTGGCCGTCAATATCATACTCGAAAATATGATGGAACCGCGGCTCATGGGGCGAAGGCTGGGCCTGTCCACGTTGGTGGTCTTTCTCTCGTTGATTTTTTGGGGCAGCCTGCTCGGTTTGCTCGGCATGGTTCTGAGCATACCTCTGACCATGATCCTGAAGCTGGCGTGCGAGAGCAATGAAAGCACACGATGGCTGGCGGTAATACTCGGGCCGGAACCGTCCCCTGAGAGCATTCCACCGGCGTCGAAAAAAGAAATTGGAACTGAACCAAATTTCACGGAGCCGAATGCCCCGCGTAGCTTGCCGTCTTCGGAATTGGTGTCGGATGGGCCCAACGTGAAAGGATGA
- a CDS encoding DUF2007 domain-containing protein, whose product MRQKQVVVGKFDNAFEAEIAKGHLAAAGIDASILKDDGGGMFPSLQQTAGVQLVVAETQEKEARAILQEKSILT is encoded by the coding sequence ATGAGACAAAAGCAAGTGGTCGTGGGCAAATTTGACAATGCGTTTGAGGCTGAAATTGCCAAAGGACATCTCGCCGCGGCAGGCATTGACGCGAGCATACTCAAAGATGATGGCGGCGGGATGTTTCCGTCGTTGCAGCAAACGGCAGGCGTGCAATTGGTGGTTGCTGAAACGCAAGAAAAGGAAGCCAGGGCGATCCTTCAGGAAAAAAGTATTTTGACTTGA
- a CDS encoding zinc-dependent alcohol dehydrogenase family protein, producing MKALVYHGPGKRAWEEKPKPARREATDAIVRITKTTICGTDLHIMKGDVPDVPDGLTLGHEGVGIITEVGAGAANFKAGDRVLISCITSCGKCAACKKGMYSHCESGGWILGHLIDGTQAEYVRIPHADTSLHHIPDGADEEALVMLSDILPTGFECGVLNGQVKPGDTVAIVGAGPIGLATLLTAQFYSPAEIIMVDTDDNRLNVAKTFGATQLVQSNAVAEIMKLTEGKGVDVAVEAVGIPATFDICQAIVAAGGHIANVGVHGKPVQLNLDQLWAHNITLTTRLVDTVTTPMLLKTVRSGKLQPRRLITHHFALNEIMKAYDTFGNAAREKALKVILTN from the coding sequence ATGAAAGCATTAGTTTATCACGGACCAGGCAAACGCGCTTGGGAAGAAAAACCGAAGCCTGCGAGACGGGAAGCGACGGATGCAATCGTCAGGATCACGAAAACGACCATTTGCGGAACGGATCTCCACATTATGAAAGGAGATGTTCCCGATGTTCCGGACGGACTCACGCTGGGTCACGAAGGCGTCGGCATCATTACAGAAGTCGGCGCCGGCGCGGCGAATTTCAAAGCCGGAGATCGGGTGCTGATCTCATGCATCACCTCCTGCGGCAAGTGTGCGGCGTGCAAGAAAGGCATGTATTCGCATTGCGAAAGCGGCGGCTGGATTCTTGGCCATCTCATCGACGGCACGCAGGCAGAATATGTTCGGATACCGCATGCCGACACCAGTCTGCATCATATTCCGGACGGCGCCGATGAAGAAGCGCTCGTCATGTTAAGCGATATTTTGCCGACCGGCTTTGAATGCGGCGTGCTCAACGGCCAGGTCAAACCCGGCGATACGGTCGCCATCGTTGGCGCGGGACCAATTGGACTTGCCACGCTGCTCACGGCGCAATTTTATTCACCCGCTGAGATCATTATGGTCGATACTGATGACAATCGCCTTAACGTTGCGAAGACTTTCGGCGCAACGCAGTTGGTGCAGAGTAATGCCGTTGCAGAGATCATGAAACTCACAGAAGGGAAAGGTGTGGATGTTGCCGTTGAAGCTGTCGGCATACCTGCCACGTTCGATATCTGCCAGGCTATCGTGGCGGCGGGCGGCCACATCGCCAATGTCGGCGTGCATGGCAAGCCCGTCCAGTTGAATTTGGATCAACTTTGGGCGCACAATATTACCCTCACCACTCGTTTGGTGGATACCGTGACCACGCCCATGTTGCTGAAGACGGTTCGCTCCGGCAAGCTGCAACCCCGGAGATTGATCACGCATCACTTCGCGCTCAACGAGATCATGAAGGCATACGACACGTTTGGCAATGCCGCCAGGGAAAAAGCGCTGAAGGTTATTCTCACGAATTAA
- a CDS encoding SPFH/Band 7/PHB domain protein, with the protein MIWLEILGGVAVFIFLLGIRIVRPTHRGLVERLGKYHHFANPGFHWIIPVIDKLYQVNITEQLVNADPQEIITNDNLNAMVDAQIYYKVKADEVSVKNSQYNVNDVNFQIVNLSRSTLRNIIGTMSLKSANSERGRINNDLHEILIKETTHWGIDIVRAELKQIDPPKDVQDTMNKIVKAENEKIAAIDFATAAETTADGVKRAAIKQAEGVRQARILQAQGEAEAIQLVNEAADKYFVGNSQLLKRLETAQYALQNNAKIIVPAGQQLVNVIGDLAGITPHNGKLNSGTHQ; encoded by the coding sequence ATGATCTGGCTTGAGATTTTAGGCGGGGTCGCAGTTTTTATATTTTTACTGGGCATCCGCATCGTCCGGCCGACGCACCGGGGACTGGTCGAACGCCTGGGGAAATATCATCATTTCGCCAATCCCGGTTTTCACTGGATTATCCCGGTTATTGACAAGCTGTATCAAGTCAATATCACGGAACAATTGGTCAACGCAGACCCGCAGGAAATCATCACCAATGACAACCTCAACGCCATGGTTGATGCGCAGATTTATTACAAAGTCAAAGCGGACGAAGTCAGCGTCAAGAACTCGCAATACAATGTCAACGATGTCAATTTTCAGATCGTCAATCTTTCCCGCAGCACGCTGAGGAACATTATCGGGACAATGTCGCTCAAATCCGCCAACAGCGAGCGCGGACGAATCAACAACGATCTGCATGAGATCCTCATCAAAGAGACCACGCATTGGGGCATTGACATTGTGCGGGCGGAGTTGAAGCAAATCGATCCGCCCAAAGACGTGCAGGATACCATGAACAAAATCGTGAAAGCCGAGAATGAGAAGATCGCCGCTATCGACTTTGCCACCGCCGCGGAGACTACGGCAGACGGCGTAAAACGCGCAGCGATCAAGCAGGCCGAAGGCGTTAGACAAGCGCGCATCCTGCAAGCGCAGGGCGAGGCGGAAGCGATTCAACTCGTCAATGAAGCGGCCGACAAGTATTTCGTCGGGAATTCCCAACTATTGAAAAGGCTGGAAACCGCGCAATACGCCCTGCAGAATAATGCGAAGATCATCGTGCCGGCCGGCCAACAACTGGTCAACGTCATCGGTGATCTGGCCGGCATAACGCCGCACAATGGAAAACTGAACAGTGGCACGCACCAATAA
- a CDS encoding J domain-containing protein, with product MTYKDYYKALGVGEAATPDEIKKAYRKLAFKYHPDKTKGDRAAEEKFKDINEANEVLSDPAKRKKYDQVGAEWKHYQQAGAPSAGFDWSKYASDRSGQAYRMRPEEFDAMFGGGDTGDLFELLFGPRNGQRRGRRRAAVKGEDLNAETTLALEEAYQGTTRLIQLDDQTIRVTIRPGAADQQVLRVAGKGGAGLHGGPNGDLYLTIKIAPHAEFQRTGNDLHCDFPVELYTAVLGGKAQVKTPKGTIKVDIPNETANGKVLMLRGLGMPIFGSRNEFGNLFVKIVIQMPKHLSEQEIDLFRKLAALRK from the coding sequence ATGACCTACAAAGATTATTACAAGGCTCTCGGCGTTGGTGAGGCGGCCACGCCAGATGAAATCAAGAAAGCATATCGCAAGCTGGCCTTCAAGTATCATCCCGATAAAACCAAGGGGGATCGGGCAGCCGAAGAAAAATTCAAGGATATCAATGAGGCCAACGAAGTTCTCAGCGATCCGGCGAAACGGAAAAAATACGACCAGGTTGGCGCCGAGTGGAAGCATTACCAGCAAGCCGGTGCGCCGTCGGCAGGATTTGATTGGTCGAAGTATGCCAGCGACCGCAGCGGACAAGCATACCGCATGCGCCCGGAAGAATTCGATGCCATGTTTGGCGGCGGGGATACCGGAGATCTCTTTGAGCTGCTGTTTGGACCGCGGAATGGCCAGCGGCGAGGCAGAAGGCGCGCGGCAGTCAAAGGCGAAGACCTCAATGCCGAGACCACGCTCGCGCTTGAAGAAGCGTATCAGGGCACGACGCGACTCATTCAACTCGATGACCAGACAATCCGGGTGACGATTAGGCCGGGCGCCGCAGACCAGCAGGTGTTGAGAGTCGCAGGCAAGGGCGGCGCCGGATTGCACGGCGGCCCGAACGGCGATCTCTATCTCACCATCAAGATTGCACCGCATGCAGAATTTCAGCGCACGGGAAACGATCTCCACTGCGATTTCCCGGTCGAATTGTACACCGCGGTGCTGGGAGGAAAGGCTCAGGTCAAAACCCCGAAAGGCACGATCAAGGTCGACATCCCGAACGAAACAGCAAACGGTAAAGTGCTCATGCTCCGTGGTCTGGGCATGCCGATCTTTGGTTCGAGGAATGAATTTGGCAATTTGTTTGTGAAGATTGTCATCCAGATGCCGAAGCATCTCAGTGAACAGGAAATCGACTTGTTCAGGAAATTGGCAGCATTACGGAAATAA
- a CDS encoding HPF/RaiA family ribosome-associated protein: protein MQIQINTDSNIAGREKLAAHFKAVVKEALSRFSAQITRVEVHLSDENSRKKSGHDDKRCMLEARLEGLQPIAVTHQAATLDQAVGGAAEKLKKSLENTLGRLHDH, encoded by the coding sequence ATGCAAATCCAAATTAACACCGATAGCAACATTGCAGGCCGCGAAAAGTTGGCGGCTCATTTCAAAGCCGTGGTGAAAGAGGCCCTGAGCCGGTTTAGCGCTCAGATCACCCGGGTTGAAGTCCACCTCAGCGACGAAAACAGCCGGAAGAAAAGCGGCCATGACGATAAACGTTGCATGCTCGAAGCCCGCCTCGAGGGTCTCCAACCCATCGCGGTCACGCACCAGGCGGCGACCCTGGACCAAGCCGTCGGCGGCGCCGCCGAGAAGTTGAAGAAATCTCTCGAGAACACCCTCGGGCGATTGCACGATCATTAG